The following proteins are co-located in the Podarcis raffonei isolate rPodRaf1 chromosome 5, rPodRaf1.pri, whole genome shotgun sequence genome:
- the PYROXD2 gene encoding pyridine nucleotide-disulfide oxidoreductase domain-containing protein 2 isoform X4, producing the protein MMAARPPRWLRAAAAAALLRIPGGCRGCHVGAAASLKREYDAVVIGAGHNGLVAAAYLQKGGLKTAVLERRHLVGGATVTEEIIPGLEAMLPSVFQRHGLKVLPRDPYSYTPLLEDARAGKAPRSLLLGNNMADTQSQIAQFSVKDAQAFPKYEEFMNRLVSAIDPLLDTCPLDVAGFSQGSLLQKLRALRGLRALIRAGFTLGKQLPQYYQVLTAPISKILALWFESEPLKATLATDAVIGAMAGPHTPGSGYVLLHHVMGELEGRQGAWGYVAGGMGALSQALANAATALGAEIFTEKAVAQILLSSDGKAQGVCLQDGTEVKSRLVLSNASLQLTFLELTPQEQLPPEFVQRISQFDSRSPVTKINVAVDRLPDFRAAPNARDGCPLPHHQCSIHLNCEDMQLLHQAFEDACQGRPSSRPMIELCIPSALDPTLAPPGCHVVSLFTQYTPYTLAGAKQWDDREREDYADRVFDCVEAYAPGFKASVIGRDVLTPPDLERIFGLPGGNIFHGAMSLDQLYFARPVPSYSSYRSPVEGLYLCGSGAHPGGGVMGAAGRNAARMALEDFKKL; encoded by the exons ATGATGGCCGCGAGGCCCCCTCGGTGGCtgcgcgctgctgctgctgctgctctcctgaGGATCCCGGGGGGCTGCAGAGGGTGCCACGTCGGGGCTGCAGCCTCCCTGAAGCGGGAGTACGACGCCGTCGTGATAGGGGCAG GACACAATGGACTGGTGGCT GCTGCCTACCTGCAGAAAGGTGGTTTGAAGACAGCTGTGCTGGAGAGAAGACACCTCGTGGGAGGTGCAACAGTCACCGAGGAGATTATCCCAG GCCTAGAGGCCATGCTGCCTTCTGTCTTCCAGAGACATGGTTTAAAAGTGCTTCCGCGTGACCCTTATTCCTACACACCACTGCTGGAGGATGCTCGGGCCGGAAAAGCCCCCCGCTCACTGCTGCTGGGGAACAACATGGCTGACACACAGAGCCAGATTGCTCAATTCTCTGTAAAGGATGCCCAG GCCTTTCCCAAGTATGAGGAGTTCATGAACCGCTTGGTGTCAGCCATAGACCCTCTTCTTGATACCTGCCCTTTGGATGTGGCTGGTTTCAGCCAGGGCTCCCTTCTTCAGAAGCTCAGAGCCTTACGAGGCTTACGGGCCCTGATCCGAGCAG GCTTTACTCTGGGGAAACAGCTTCCGCAATATTATCAGGTTCTGACGGCCCCCATTTCCAAG ATCTTGGCTTTGTGGTTTGAGTCAGAGCCCCTGAAAGCAACACTGGCAACAGATGCGGTGATAGGTGCCATGGCTGGTCCCCACACACCAGGCAGTGG GTATGTGCTGCTGCACCATGTGATGGGTGAGCTGGAGGGGCGCCAGGGCGCCTGGGGCTATGTGGCTGGGGGCATGGGAGCGCTTTCCCAGGCCCTGGCCAATGCTGCAACTGCACTCGGGGCTGAGATCTTCACGGAGAAG GCTGTTGCCCAGATTCTTCTGAGCTCAGATGGGAAGGCGCAAGGTGTTTGCCTCCAGGACGGAACAGAAGTGAAGAGCCGCCTGGTCCTGTCAAATGCATCTCTGCAGCTCACCTTTCTGGAATTGACTCCTCAG GAGCAGCTGCCCCCAGAATTTGTCCAGAGAATCTCCCAGTTTGACTCACGCTCTCCAGTCACCAAGATCAATG TGGCTGTGGATCGGTTGCCTGATTTCCGAGCGGCCCCCAATGCCAGGGATGGCTGCCCCTTGCCCCATCACCAGTGCTCCATCCACCTCAACTGTGAAGACATGCAGCTCTTGCACCAGGCCTTTGAGGACGCCTGCCAGGGGAGACCGTCAAGCAG GCCCATGATTGAACTGTGCATCCCGTCTGCCCTGGACCCCACACTGGCTCCGCCGGGCTGCCACGTGGTCTCTCTCTTCACTCAGTACACCCCCTACACACTGGCCGGAGCGAAGCAATGGGACGACCGTGAGCGTGAGGACTATGCTGACCGAG TCTTTGACTGTGTTGAAGCCTACGCCCCTGGGTTCAAGGCCTCTGTCATCGGCAGGGATGTCCTGACGCCTCCAGACCTTGAGCGGATCTTTGGCCTGCCTGGTGGG AACATATTCCATGGAGCGATGTCTCTGGACCAGCTGTATTTTGCCCGGCCAGTGCCTTCCTATTCCAGCTACCGATCTCCAGTGGAAGGCCTCTACCTCTGTGGAAGTGGCGCCCATCCCG GAGGAGGTGTCATGGGAGCGGCGGGGCGCAATGCGGCTAGAATGGCTCTGGAGGATTTTAAGAAGCTGTGA
- the PYROXD2 gene encoding pyridine nucleotide-disulfide oxidoreductase domain-containing protein 2 isoform X2, with the protein MMAARPPRWLRAAAAAALLRIPGGCRGCHVGAAASLKREYDAVVIGAGHNGLVAAAYLQKGGLKTAVLERRHLVGGATVTEEIIPGFRFSRASYLLSLLRPQIYSELELKRHGLKVLPRDPYSYTPLLEDARAGKAPRSLLLGNNMADTQSQIAQFSVKDAQAFPKYEEFMNRLVSAIDPLLDTCPLDVAGFSQGSLLQKLRALRGLRALIRAGFTLGKQLPQYYQVLTAPISKILALWFESEPLKATLATDAVIGAMAGPHTPGSGYVLLHHVMGELEGRQGAWGYVAGGMGALSQALANAATALGAEIFTEKAVAQILLSSDGKAQGVCLQDGTEVKSRLVLSNASLQLTFLELTPQLPPEFVQRISQFDSRSPVTKINVAVDRLPDFRAAPNARDGCPLPHHQCSIHLNCEDMQLLHQAFEDACQGRPSSRPMIELCIPSALDPTLAPPGCHVVSLFTQYTPYTLAGAKQWDDREREDYADRVFDCVEAYAPGFKASVIGRDVLTPPDLERIFGLPGGNIFHGAMSLDQLYFARPVPSYSSYRSPVEGLYLCGSGAHPGGGVMGAAGRNAARMALEDFKKL; encoded by the exons ATGATGGCCGCGAGGCCCCCTCGGTGGCtgcgcgctgctgctgctgctgctctcctgaGGATCCCGGGGGGCTGCAGAGGGTGCCACGTCGGGGCTGCAGCCTCCCTGAAGCGGGAGTACGACGCCGTCGTGATAGGGGCAG GACACAATGGACTGGTGGCT GCTGCCTACCTGCAGAAAGGTGGTTTGAAGACAGCTGTGCTGGAGAGAAGACACCTCGTGGGAGGTGCAACAGTCACCGAGGAGATTATCCCAG GGTTTCGCTTCTCCAGAGCCTCctacctgctcagtctgctgagaCCCCAGATTTACTCAGAGCTGGAGTTAAAG AGACATGGTTTAAAAGTGCTTCCGCGTGACCCTTATTCCTACACACCACTGCTGGAGGATGCTCGGGCCGGAAAAGCCCCCCGCTCACTGCTGCTGGGGAACAACATGGCTGACACACAGAGCCAGATTGCTCAATTCTCTGTAAAGGATGCCCAG GCCTTTCCCAAGTATGAGGAGTTCATGAACCGCTTGGTGTCAGCCATAGACCCTCTTCTTGATACCTGCCCTTTGGATGTGGCTGGTTTCAGCCAGGGCTCCCTTCTTCAGAAGCTCAGAGCCTTACGAGGCTTACGGGCCCTGATCCGAGCAG GCTTTACTCTGGGGAAACAGCTTCCGCAATATTATCAGGTTCTGACGGCCCCCATTTCCAAG ATCTTGGCTTTGTGGTTTGAGTCAGAGCCCCTGAAAGCAACACTGGCAACAGATGCGGTGATAGGTGCCATGGCTGGTCCCCACACACCAGGCAGTGG GTATGTGCTGCTGCACCATGTGATGGGTGAGCTGGAGGGGCGCCAGGGCGCCTGGGGCTATGTGGCTGGGGGCATGGGAGCGCTTTCCCAGGCCCTGGCCAATGCTGCAACTGCACTCGGGGCTGAGATCTTCACGGAGAAG GCTGTTGCCCAGATTCTTCTGAGCTCAGATGGGAAGGCGCAAGGTGTTTGCCTCCAGGACGGAACAGAAGTGAAGAGCCGCCTGGTCCTGTCAAATGCATCTCTGCAGCTCACCTTTCTGGAATTGACTCCTCAG CTGCCCCCAGAATTTGTCCAGAGAATCTCCCAGTTTGACTCACGCTCTCCAGTCACCAAGATCAATG TGGCTGTGGATCGGTTGCCTGATTTCCGAGCGGCCCCCAATGCCAGGGATGGCTGCCCCTTGCCCCATCACCAGTGCTCCATCCACCTCAACTGTGAAGACATGCAGCTCTTGCACCAGGCCTTTGAGGACGCCTGCCAGGGGAGACCGTCAAGCAG GCCCATGATTGAACTGTGCATCCCGTCTGCCCTGGACCCCACACTGGCTCCGCCGGGCTGCCACGTGGTCTCTCTCTTCACTCAGTACACCCCCTACACACTGGCCGGAGCGAAGCAATGGGACGACCGTGAGCGTGAGGACTATGCTGACCGAG TCTTTGACTGTGTTGAAGCCTACGCCCCTGGGTTCAAGGCCTCTGTCATCGGCAGGGATGTCCTGACGCCTCCAGACCTTGAGCGGATCTTTGGCCTGCCTGGTGGG AACATATTCCATGGAGCGATGTCTCTGGACCAGCTGTATTTTGCCCGGCCAGTGCCTTCCTATTCCAGCTACCGATCTCCAGTGGAAGGCCTCTACCTCTGTGGAAGTGGCGCCCATCCCG GAGGAGGTGTCATGGGAGCGGCGGGGCGCAATGCGGCTAGAATGGCTCTGGAGGATTTTAAGAAGCTGTGA